One genomic region from bacterium encodes:
- a CDS encoding LEA type 2 family protein, which translates to MKTIRLVLCLIIPAFALLLACTGLQQLVRTPSVSIANVGLQSLSFDAVTLDFDLKVHNPNAFGVSLLGFSYKFLLEDKELFSGNNTSSFAVPAQGDGHAHIPITLNFNEIYRLAQNTKSLDSLKYHISGSLNPGGLLAGMSIPFSKTGTMPNLRIPEVSLGSLTVNKLDLSGIDLNLALKMKNPNAFAFDIGKLNYAVKLARQLVASGVSQNMVSVPQKGSGEIILPIKIDFAGAAASLKNALTGGVIDCAISGGAGLNTPFGLLNLPLETAQKVTIFK; encoded by the coding sequence ATGAAGACCATAAGACTTGTCCTCTGTCTCATCATCCCTGCCTTCGCTCTATTGTTGGCCTGCACCGGACTACAGCAACTGGTTCGTACCCCCAGCGTTAGCATCGCCAACGTCGGCCTGCAAAGTCTTTCCTTCGATGCTGTGACCCTCGATTTCGACCTCAAGGTGCACAATCCCAACGCCTTCGGCGTCTCCCTCCTGGGCTTCAGCTACAAATTTCTCCTCGAGGACAAGGAACTTTTTTCAGGTAACAACACCTCCAGCTTTGCGGTGCCCGCTCAAGGAGACGGACACGCCCATATACCGATCACCCTTAATTTCAACGAGATCTACCGGCTGGCCCAGAATACTAAATCTCTCGATTCGCTCAAATACCATATCAGCGGCTCCCTTAATCCCGGTGGCCTGCTGGCCGGCATGTCCATTCCTTTCTCCAAGACTGGCACCATGCCGAATCTGCGCATCCCCGAAGTATCGCTCGGCAGCCTCACGGTTAATAAGCTCGACCTGAGCGGCATCGACCTTAATCTCGCCCTAAAAATGAAAAATCCCAACGCCTTCGCTTTTGATATCGGCAAGCTGAATTATGCCGTCAAGCTCGCCCGTCAGCTGGTGGCATCAGGCGTGAGCCAGAATATGGTCTCGGTCCCGCAAAAGGGATCGGGGGAGATCATTCTGCCCATCAAAATCGATTTCGCCGGAGCGGCTGCCTCGCTGAAGAATGCCCTGACAGGTGGCGTCATCGACTGCGCGATCTCCGGCGGGGCGGGCCTCAATACCCCCTTCGGACTGCTGAATCTCCCGCTCGAGACCGCGCAAAAGGTGACCATTTTCAAATAG
- a CDS encoding BadF/BadG/BcrA/BcrD ATPase family protein, with product MAKRIIGLDGGGTATKGIMIDAQGRLLARATGKSSNIQAIGFERLGENLAALVHNLAAAAGCSAAEVDHLYAGLAGAGRPADREAISLQFRSRGLARHHTIDTDAAAALAGAFGGGPGIIVISGTGSICFGKDEKGTLYRCGGWGFKLGDEGSGYYIGQQALIAALKDLDGRGPKTVLREHYEKKYGLSSIDLIISQIYADKIDRTELASNAPAVFAAAEQGDVAARGIIESAGREIGRLVAGAARRMDREGREVDVALIGSIFHQRQVLLPFMEEEVLKVVSSVHFIDPRFEPAAGACILGLQKEEIPITPELLERMEKALK from the coding sequence ATGGCTAAACGGATCATCGGTTTGGACGGCGGCGGTACAGCGACCAAAGGCATTATGATCGATGCGCAGGGTAGGTTGCTGGCGCGCGCCACTGGCAAGTCGTCCAATATTCAGGCCATCGGTTTCGAGCGCCTCGGAGAGAACCTGGCCGCGCTGGTCCATAACCTGGCAGCTGCAGCTGGATGTAGTGCAGCGGAGGTCGATCATCTCTATGCCGGCCTGGCCGGCGCGGGCCGGCCGGCGGACCGCGAAGCCATCTCCCTCCAATTCCGCTCGCGAGGATTGGCCCGACATCACACCATCGACACGGACGCGGCTGCGGCTCTGGCTGGCGCCTTTGGTGGCGGTCCGGGAATTATTGTCATATCTGGCACGGGTTCCATCTGTTTTGGCAAGGACGAAAAGGGGACACTCTACCGCTGCGGAGGCTGGGGATTCAAGCTGGGCGATGAGGGAAGCGGCTATTATATCGGACAGCAGGCCTTGATCGCGGCGTTGAAGGATCTGGACGGCCGTGGACCGAAAACGGTGCTGCGGGAACATTACGAGAAAAAATATGGCTTGAGCAGCATCGATCTGATCATCTCGCAAATATACGCCGATAAAATCGACCGCACCGAGCTTGCCAGCAATGCGCCGGCAGTTTTTGCGGCCGCCGAGCAAGGGGATGTTGCAGCTCGGGGGATCATTGAAAGCGCCGGCCGTGAGATTGGCAGGTTGGTGGCAGGTGCTGCGAGGCGGATGGACCGCGAGGGTCGGGAAGTCGATGTAGCGTTGATCGGCAGCATCTTTCATCAACGCCAGGTCCTGCTGCCTTTCATGGAGGAAGAGGTTCTCAAGGTGGTTTCCAGCGTCCATTTTATTGATCCCCGCTTCGAGCCCGCTGCAGGCGCCTGCATTTTGGGGCTGCAAAAGGAGGAGATCCCGATCACACCCGAACTTCTGGAGCGAATGGAAAAGGCCCTCAAGTGA
- a CDS encoding biotin transporter BioY, whose translation MIKPSTRTLAGMAFMTALTCFGSLLRIPFYPVPVSLQSLFPLLAGTLFTPGAAAVTQGIYLLLGLMGLPLFNQGGGPSYLLQPTFGYLAAMPLAAALVATGRARLKRVHFSALLLLMAATTLFLLVFGTLWLYFSFRWFTGKALPFSGALMAGMVPFLPVEALKVAAAALIGCKLETRIERQRREGHG comes from the coding sequence ATGATTAAACCCTCGACGCGTACCCTGGCGGGGATGGCGTTTATGACCGCATTGACCTGCTTTGGTTCTTTGTTGCGCATCCCCTTTTATCCGGTGCCGGTATCGCTGCAGAGTCTCTTCCCGCTCCTGGCGGGCACTCTTTTCACCCCTGGGGCAGCGGCGGTGACGCAGGGGATCTATCTTTTGCTCGGCCTGATGGGCTTGCCGCTTTTCAACCAGGGAGGGGGTCCTTCCTACCTCTTGCAGCCCACTTTTGGCTATCTTGCGGCGATGCCGCTTGCGGCAGCCCTGGTGGCCACAGGCAGGGCCAGACTGAAGCGCGTCCATTTCTCCGCGCTCCTGCTGCTGATGGCAGCTACGACGCTTTTTTTGCTTGTCTTTGGGACTTTATGGTTGTATTTTTCTTTCAGGTGGTTCACAGGCAAGGCCCTGCCGTTTTCTGGTGCCTTGATGGCAGGAATGGTCCCTTTTCTGCCGGTAGAGGCGCTTAAAGTGGCCGCGGCCGCCCTGATCGGCTGCAAACTGGAGACACGGATCGAACGACAGAGGAGGGAGGGTCATGGCTAA